From Bacteroidota bacterium, the proteins below share one genomic window:
- a CDS encoding T9SS type A sorting domain-containing protein has protein sequence MKHIYTLILMIFLFSNCFSQTWLQRANFGGTARYGSTGFSIGTKGYIGVGRDMSSQKNDFWEWNQATNVWTQKANFGGTARESAVGFSIGTKGYIGLGKDVAKKNDFWEYDPSLNTWTQKANAPISRSDATGFSIGSKGYVAAGIDAGNFIYNDLYEWNQATDTWTTKAAFGGVQRYYAVGFCIGNKGYIGTGTGPGNAKLNDFWEYDPSSDSWVQKTNFGGTARTFAVGFSVGSKGYIGTGNDAAYKNDFWEYDPGVNTWTQKANFGGSARYTAFGFGIGTCGYICLGYDGNYKNDFWEYGSCSPASSVSEYNSESDMAVYPSAGSGMFFLTIKNPELKIQSVDVYNTMGEKVFETKNELIREINLQALPSGLYYLKLNTEQGASLKKIIITK, from the coding sequence ATGAAACACATTTACACTCTCATCCTCATGATCTTTCTGTTCTCCAATTGTTTTTCTCAAACATGGTTGCAGAGGGCAAACTTTGGCGGCACGGCAAGATATGGCTCCACCGGATTCAGCATAGGCACCAAAGGATATATCGGAGTTGGAAGAGACATGTCTTCTCAAAAAAATGATTTCTGGGAATGGAATCAGGCAACAAATGTCTGGACTCAGAAAGCAAACTTTGGTGGCACAGCAAGAGAAAGCGCAGTGGGCTTTAGCATCGGAACAAAAGGATACATCGGATTAGGAAAAGATGTCGCAAAAAAAAATGATTTCTGGGAATATGATCCTTCTTTAAATACCTGGACTCAAAAAGCAAACGCTCCCATATCAAGGTCAGATGCCACGGGATTTAGTATTGGCAGCAAAGGGTATGTAGCTGCCGGAATTGATGCCGGCAACTTTATTTATAATGATCTTTATGAATGGAATCAGGCAACCGACACCTGGACAACAAAAGCCGCATTTGGCGGTGTGCAACGATATTACGCAGTGGGTTTCTGCATAGGAAACAAAGGATACATCGGCACAGGAACAGGTCCGGGCAATGCCAAGCTAAATGATTTCTGGGAATATGATCCTTCTTCTGATAGCTGGGTACAAAAAACAAATTTTGGCGGAACGGCAAGAACCTTCGCTGTTGGTTTCAGCGTTGGCAGCAAGGGATATATTGGAACAGGAAACGATGCCGCTTACAAAAATGATTTCTGGGAATACGACCCTGGTGTAAATACATGGACACAAAAAGCAAACTTTGGCGGCTCGGCAAGATATACTGCTTTTGGATTTGGTATCGGAACCTGCGGATACATTTGTTTAGGGTATGATGGCAATTATAAAAATGATTTTTGGGAATATGGATCCTGCTCTCCTGCCAGTTCTGTCAGCGAATATAATTCTGAGAGCGATATGGCAGTATATCCTTCTGCCGGAAGCGGAATGTTTTTTCTCACCATTAAAAATCCCGAACTTAAAATCCAATCGGTGGATGTGTACAATACTATGGGAGAAAAAGTTTTCGAAACAAAAAATGAGTTGATACGCGAAATCAATCTTCAGGCATTGCCTTCAGGATTGTATTACCTGAAACTCAATACAGAACAGGGCGCTTCTCTGAAAAAAATAATTATTACAAAATGA
- a CDS encoding 2,3-bisphosphoglycerate-independent phosphoglycerate mutase — protein MAKKLALIILDGWGIGDKSKADAIANSKTPFYDYLLKTYPHSELLTDGENVGLPEGQMGNSEVGHLNIGAGRIVYQDLAKINKAVREKTIDTNPVLLEALEYAKKNNKSLHLMGLLSPGGIHSHEQHLYKLCDLAKEHGIKNLFIHAFMDGRDCDPKSGLKHIQNLEKHLHSSPPSGEIREGAQIATVCGRYYAMDRDKRWERIKLAYDMLVNGTGKKFSSAIEAVKSSYEEKVTDEFIKPCIISEEGKIKEGDAVICFNFRTDRCREMTTVLTQKDFPEFGMKTVPLHYVTMARYDSTFKNVHVIFEKDNLSMTLGEVLSLAGKKQIRISETEKYPHVTFFFSGGHEKEFDGEKRIMIPSQKVATYDLKPEMSAEGVTEAIVTELKKPETDFVCLNFANPDMVGHTGVFSAVQKAVETVDACNKRVVEAGIENGYSFIIIADHGNAEFMINPDGSPNTAHTTNPVPCILIDTDYKKISNGKLADLAPTILKIMGIAIPKEMTGNSLV, from the coding sequence ATGGCTAAGAAACTCGCGCTCATAATTCTTGACGGCTGGGGCATCGGTGATAAATCGAAAGCAGATGCCATTGCAAATTCTAAAACTCCTTTTTACGATTATCTTCTGAAAACATATCCTCACTCTGAACTCTTAACAGACGGAGAAAATGTTGGTTTGCCCGAAGGGCAAATGGGAAATTCAGAAGTAGGACATCTGAACATTGGAGCCGGAAGAATTGTGTATCAGGATTTAGCTAAAATAAATAAAGCTGTCCGCGAAAAAACGATAGACACAAATCCTGTTCTGCTTGAAGCGCTGGAGTATGCGAAGAAAAATAACAAGTCGCTTCACTTGATGGGACTTCTTTCTCCCGGAGGAATTCATTCTCACGAACAGCATCTTTACAAACTCTGCGACTTAGCAAAAGAACACGGAATCAAAAATCTTTTCATTCACGCTTTCATGGACGGAAGAGATTGTGATCCAAAAAGCGGATTGAAACATATTCAGAATTTAGAAAAACACCTCCACTCTTCTCCCCCATCGGGGGAGATAAGAGAGGGGGCTCAGATTGCTACAGTATGCGGAAGATATTACGCGATGGACCGGGACAAACGCTGGGAAAGAATCAAACTTGCTTATGATATGCTGGTGAACGGCACAGGTAAAAAATTCTCCAGCGCGATTGAAGCAGTAAAAAGTTCTTATGAAGAAAAAGTGACGGATGAATTCATTAAGCCATGTATAATTTCAGAAGAGGGAAAAATAAAAGAAGGAGATGCAGTTATCTGCTTCAACTTCCGCACAGACCGTTGCAGGGAAATGACAACCGTGCTTACTCAAAAAGATTTTCCTGAATTCGGAATGAAAACTGTTCCTCTACATTATGTAACCATGGCTCGTTACGATAGTACATTTAAAAATGTTCATGTAATTTTTGAAAAAGATAATCTATCTATGACGCTGGGAGAAGTCTTATCTCTTGCAGGCAAAAAGCAAATTCGTATTTCAGAAACAGAAAAATATCCACACGTTACTTTTTTCTTTTCTGGGGGACATGAAAAAGAATTTGATGGAGAGAAAAGAATCATGATTCCTTCACAGAAAGTTGCTACCTACGATTTAAAACCTGAAATGAGTGCCGAAGGTGTGACAGAAGCAATAGTTACAGAACTGAAAAAACCTGAAACAGATTTTGTTTGTTTGAACTTTGCAAATCCCGATATGGTTGGGCATACAGGAGTTTTTTCTGCTGTACAAAAGGCAGTTGAAACCGTTGACGCCTGCAACAAACGGGTGGTGGAAGCGGGAATTGAAAACGGATATTCCTTCATCATCATTGCCGACCACGGCAACGCAGAGTTCATGATTAATCCTGATGGCTCGCCCAACACAGCACACACTACCAATCCTGTCCCTTGCATATTGATTGATACCGATTACAAGAAAATCTCTAACGGAAAATTGGCTGACCTCGCTCCTACGATTCTAAAAATAATGGGAATTGCAATCCCGAAGGAAATGACGGGGAACTCTTTAGTGTAA